In a single window of the Nicotiana tomentosiformis chromosome 10, ASM39032v3, whole genome shotgun sequence genome:
- the LOC104093818 gene encoding uncharacterized protein produces MRGELDTDLSLNVTKSTLKRAKRLALEKLEGSFLDDYNKLEAYGQEIKHSNPGSDVVINISKDALAEGKRRFLRMYICFQAMKHGWKDGLRPLIGLDGTFLKEKCKGQLLVAIGQDCMNQFYPLAWAVVDKETSRTWSWFLELLKISLDLKDGAGLTFISDMQKGFLDVVSVVLPKVNKRFCVRHIEANWCKRWRSGEMKKLLWWCAWSTYEEEFKDQLVSLGELDEDSARDLVKYPPKAWCRAYFDTQCKNVMVDNNFTESFNSWILEARHKPIIKMLEEIRVKVMKMLANNEEKLRSWNGHFSPQYLRLYNDYRVVAQGCVVIFNGDYGYEIAEGEDTHTVNLDSKRCTCRLWELSGIPCPHAIKALTHKKVEPLMEINWFYSKEAYLRTYRHKLLPMRGQKFWKMDHSQHMEPPKIIKLVGRPKVKRNREPDEARKRKGEWSASRKGLLVTCNKCGKLNHNARRCYKDNFIGKASQQRKGKGCSQTQSQSSVGNDNQSVPYEDHLDAGTQQSFASVFDTQTGMQQSFAYGPEVENEEDPLLRPMVVSETQT; encoded by the exons ATGAGGGGAGAACTGGATACTGATTTAAGTTTGAATGTCACTAAGTCCACTCTAAAAAGGGCAAAAAGATTAGCTCTTGAGAAGCTAGAGGGCAGTTTTCTTGATGACTACAATAAGCTTGAGGCATATGGACAGGAGATTAAGCATAGTAATCCTGGTAGTGATGTAGTCATTAACATATCAAAGGATGCTTTGGCTGAAGGAAAGAGAAGGTTTTTGAGGATGTACATATGCTTCCAAGCTATGAAGCATGGATGGAAAGATGGCTTAAGGCCACTAATAGGCTTGGATGGTACTTTTCTGAAGGAAAAATGTAAAGGTCAGTTATTGGTTGCCATAGGGCAAGATTGTATGAACCAGTTCTATCCACTTGCTTGGGCAGTGGTAGACAAGGAAACTAGCAGAACTTGGAGCTGGTTTTTGGAGCTCTTAAAAATATCTTTGGACTTGAAAGATGGTGCTGGATTGACATTCATATCAGACATGCAAAAG GGCTTTCTTGATGTTGTTAGTGTTGTACTGCCTAAAGTAAATAAAAGATTCTGTGTGAGGCACATTGAAGCCAATTGGTGTAAAAGATGGAGAAGTGGTGAAATGAAGAAACTGTTGTGGTGGTGTGCCTGGAGCACCTATGAAGAGGAATTTAAGGATCAGTTGGTAAGCTTGGGAGAGCTTGATGAAGATAGTGCAAGGGACTTGGTCAAATATCCTCCAAAAGCTTGGTGCAGAGCATATTTTGACACTCAATGCAAGAACGTGATGGTAGATAACAATTTCACCGAGTCTTTTAACTCATGGATCCTAGAGGCAAGACACAAACCAATTATCAAAATGCTAGAGGAAATCAGAGTCAAGGTAATGAAAATGTTGGCTAACAATGAAGAAAAGTTGAGGAGCTGGAATGGTCATTTCAGTCCACAGTATTTGAGGCTATACAATGACTACAGGGTAGTTGCACAAGGTTGTGTAGTTATATTTAATGGTGATTATGGCTATGAGATAGCAGAGGGTGAAGATACACATACTGTAAACCTTGATTCCAAAAGATGTACCTGTAGGCTATGGGAGTTGAGTGGAATTCCATGCCCTCATGCTATCAAAGCATTGACACACAAGAAAGTGGAACCCCTGATGGAAATTAATTGGTTTTACAGCAAAGAAGCTTACTTAAGAACATATAGGCACAAGTTGCTTCCTATGAGAGGGCAAAAATTCTGGAAAATGGATCATTCACAACATATGGAGCcaccaaaaattataaaattggtTGGAAGGCCCAAGGTAAAGAGAAACAGGGAGCCAGATGAGGCAAGAAAGAGAAAGGGAGAGTGGAGTGCTTCTAGAAAGGGTCTTCTAGTCACATGCAACAAATGCGGTAAACTTAACCACAATGCAAGAAGATGTTACAAG GACAACTTCATTGGAAAGGCATCACAACAGAGGAAAGGGAAAGGTTGCAGTCAAACTCAAAGTCAAAGCTCAGTTGGTAATGATAACCAAAGTGTTCCTTATGAAGACCATTTGGATGCTGGAACACAACAATCATTTGCATCCGTGTTTGACACTCAAACTGGAATGCAACAGTCGTTTGCATATGGTCCAGAAGTTGAGAATGAAGAAGACCCCCTCTTGCGGCCAATGGTTGTGTCTGAGACACAAACATGA
- the LOC104113862 gene encoding uncharacterized protein isoform X2, with protein MDIESGSPNSNVTFSTHETILPMPQFTPSPEVNSIIRGPADPLVRGEQTKMLLNLEARKVEILEKFIALEKRGEEILASLYNTSSAILAVGAFSFFQLRTLTCELAFKIFGLCISYFLINLSCSVLSASSKFVVLYQMNDALRKAHDSLVHEAEILKDLEIAKASAEVGCGIEIESEPGVGAVEVEGVLISRSVFFGRSNAILDSDPCTGFNRTRHTVEKISYLFMGFLHLCIAVILTAFLYCGLFSKKNACSRDGAPPPAVHQ; from the exons ATGGACATTGAAAGTGGTAGCCCTAATTCTAATGTTACCTTCAGTACTCACGAAACCATTCTTCCTATGCCTCAATTTACTCCTAGCCCGGAAGTAAACTCCATCATCCGAGGACCTG CCGATCCTTTGGTCCGTGGAGAACAAACGAAAATGCTGCTAAATTTGGAGGCTAGAAAGGTAgaaatattagaaaagtttatagccTTGGAAAAACGAGGGGAAGAAATTTTAGCTTCTCTGTATAACACTTCGAGCGCGATTCTTGCAGTTGgggctttttcttttttccaactGAGAACCTTAACTTGCGAGTTAGCATTCAAAATTTTTGGGTTGTGCATCAGTTATTTTCTAATCAACTTAAGTTGTTCCGTGTTATcagcaagttcaaagtttgtTGTGTTATATCAGATGAATGATGCTCTTCGTAAAGCTCATGACTCTTTGGTGCATGAGGCTGAAATATTGAAAGATCTTGAAATAGCAAAGGCTAGTGCTGAGGTTGGTTGTGGGATCGAGATTGAGAGTGAGCCTGGAGTTGGGGCTGTTGAGGTGGAGGGCGTGTTGATCAGCCGAAGTGTATTTTTTGGTAGAAGTAATGCTATTTTAGACTCGGATCCTTGCACCGGATTTAACAGAACACGACATACAGTGGAGAAAATCTCATATCTGTTTATGGGGTTCCTTCACTTATGTATCGCGGTAATTCTTACAGCATTTTTGTATTGTG